TCGCAGACCGACTCCTCGATGTTCTTCGGGTCGCTGTAGAGCGTCTCGATCTGGCCCTGGAAGATGTCCTCCAGGTACGCCATGCGGTCGTGGCTGACCTCGAGCATGCTGACCTGGGCGCCGAGGCCGACGGCGATGCGCGCCGCGTGGCTGCCGACGATGCCGCCGCCGAGGATGGTCACGTGACCGCGGCGGGTGCCGGGCACGCCGCCGAGCAGGACGCCGCGGCCGCCGCGCTCCTTCTCGAGGCTGGTCGCGCCGACCTGGGTGGCCATCCGGCCGGCGACCTCGCTCATCGGGCGCAGGAGCGGGAGGCTGCCGTCGGCGTTCTCCACCGTCTCGTACGCGATGGCGCGGACCTTCTTCTCCATCAGCTGACGGGTCAGCTCGGGGAGCGGGGCGAGGTGCAGGTAGGTGTAGAGGATCTGGCCCTCGCGGAAGTACTGGACCTCCGACTCGAGCGGCTCCTTCACCTTCATGACCATCTCGGCGGCCCAGGCGTCGGCCGCGGTGGGCACGATCTTGGCGCCGACGGACGTGAACTCCGCGTCGGTGATGCCGGACCCCAGCCCCGCGCCCTTCTGGATGTGGACCTGATGGCCCGAGCGGGTGAGCGCGGCCACGCCGCCAGG
This window of the Sandaracinaceae bacterium genome carries:
- the ald gene encoding alanine dehydrogenase, which encodes MIIGVPTEIKTREFRVGINPGGVAALTRSGHQVHIQKGAGLGSGITDAEFTSVGAKIVPTAADAWAAEMVMKVKEPLESEVQYFREGQILYTYLHLAPLPELTRQLMEKKVRAIAYETVENADGSLPLLRPMSEVAGRMATQVGATSLEKERGGRGVLLGGVPGTRRGHVTILGGGIVGSHAARIAVGLGAQVSMLEVSHDRMAYLEDIFQGQIETLYSDPKNIEESVCDADLVIGAVLVAGAKAPKLVTEDLVKKMKPGAVVVDVAVDQGGCIETCKPTSHDNPTFVLHDVVHYCVPNMPGAVPMTSTFALTNVTARYALKIANEGVEAAVRSDAPLAKGVNTWDGACTYEAVASDVEVEYTPLASVLS